In Chlorobiota bacterium, the sequence GATCAACCGTAAATCCGTTGGCGGCTTTGATGGTTGGGTCGGCACCAAGCGCAAGCAATTCTTCGGTAAGCTCCATCCGCATGCTAAACCCGGCAAAATGCAGCGGCGTGAAGCCGTACCATTTCTCCACAGCGTTCACGTCGGCACCGTAGCGAACCAGCAGTTTGGCCATATCGGCACGGTTGCCGGACCAAGTTTCGTGCAGCGGGGTGATCTGTTGAACCTTCGAGCGGGCATTCACGCTGGCTCCATGCTGCAACAGCAGTTCGGCATTTGTGAGCGTTCCGCGGAGCGCGGCCCAATGGAGCGGGGTAAGGCCGTCGTTGGTTGCCGCGCTGGGGTTGGCATCGCGGGCAAGCAGGTGGCGGATCACCAGCTCGTGATCGTTCTGCGCAAGGTACAGTGGCGTTGCGCCAAAGTTGTCGCGCGGGTCAACGGCGGCTTTGTTCGATAGCAGGAAGGTGACAACGTCAATCTTCCCTTCGGTGGCGGCGGCGTGAAGCGGCGTGCGCCCGTTTCCATCCGCCTGGTTCACCAGCGTTGGGTTGGCCGCCACCATCTGCTGGACGGCGGCAAGGTCCCCAGCGGCAGCAGCTTGCTGCAGCGATTGTGGAAGCGATTGCTGCCCGGCAGCGGTCAATCCCGCGCACAGGATCATGGCGCACACCATGAAGGCACGGTTCAGCATCGTGGGTCGTCTGTTCGGCATACTCATCTTCTCGGAAATTGTGTTTGTTGGACGTGTACTCGGTTGGCCGCCCTTTGTAAACTCGCTCTTCTGCGGGTTGAATGCAATAGCCCAAGAAATTTTCCGCAACCTACGGTCCCATCTGGGCGTAGCGGCCTGCCCAATTCTGCGCCCTTGTTCTTCAACAACCAATTCACAATTCCAACCTCAACAATGAACCTTCTTATCATTGGTGGAAGCATCTTCCTTGGCAAGCATCTTACCCAGCAGGCGATTGCGCGGGGGCATTCGGTAACGCTGTTCAACCGTGGCATTCACAATCCCGATCTGTTCCCGGAGGCGGCAAAAATCAAGGGGGACCGCAACAGCGATTGCGCCCTGCTGGCCGGCGGGAAATGGGATGCGGTGATTGATACTTGCGGATCGTTCCCCCGGCAAATCACGATGGTGATGGATGCCCTGCGGGGGAACATCGGCCATTACACGTTCATCTCCAGCATCAGCGCATTCAGCGATTTCAGCACGCCGGGGATGGATGAATCCGGACCGGTTGGGAGCTTGGACGATGAGACGATGGAGGAAGTAACGTTTGAAA encodes:
- a CDS encoding ankyrin repeat domain-containing protein, coding for MPNRRPTMLNRAFMVCAMILCAGLTAAGQQSLPQSLQQAAAAGDLAAVQQMVAANPTLVNQADGNGRTPLHAAATEGKIDVVTFLLSNKAAVDPRDNFGATPLYLAQNDHELVIRHLLARDANPSAATNDGLTPLHWAALRGTLTNAELLLQHGASVNARSKVQQITPLHETWSGNRADMAKLLVRYGADVNAVEKWYGFTPLHFAGFSMRMELTEELLALGADPTIKAANGFTVDLQQIKAFRAAVLQRAK